In one Rutidosis leptorrhynchoides isolate AG116_Rl617_1_P2 chromosome 8, CSIRO_AGI_Rlap_v1, whole genome shotgun sequence genomic region, the following are encoded:
- the LOC139863689 gene encoding uncharacterized protein, whose product MFESPEMQSALVGALSSGLHHLLKTENEIGSSYRVEYVFPTKDHGETKTPMELSATESEDYNLECKAYSHLTQALSKEIFHQFETHLTTYALWNALESGNEGTAEYRKTKGKVLKKEWKNFSIQPDESLKDAVARYLHLLTELKRVDIVFPTKNLVQCFSEGLPIKWDPMIVEI is encoded by the exons ATGTTTGAATCTCCTGAAATGCAATCAGCTCTTGTCGGTGCTTTGTCGTCAGGTCTCCATCACTTGTTGAAGACAGAAAATGAGATTGGTAGCTCATATAGG gttgaatatgtttttccTACTAAGGATCATGGGGAAACCAAGACACCAATGGAATTATCTGCAACTGAAAGCGAGGATTATAATCTTGAGTGTAAAGCATATAGCCATCTTACTCAAGCATTGTCTAAAGAGATTTTCCATCAATTTGAAACGCATTTGACAACCTATGCTTTATGGAATGCTCTAGAGAGTGGTAATGAAGGGACAGCTGAATATAGAAAAACTAAAGGCAAGGTTCTGAAGAAAGAATGGAAGAATTTTTCTATTCAACCCGATGAATCTCTAAAAGATGCTGTTGCTAGATATCTTCATTTGTTAACTGAACTCAAACGCGTTGATATTGTTTTTCCTACCAAGAATCTTGTCCAATGCTTCAGTGAGGGTCTACCGATTAAGTGGGATCCAATGATTGTTGAGATTTAG